Proteins from one Plasmodium cynomolgi strain B DNA, chromosome 10, whole genome shotgun sequence genomic window:
- a CDS encoding UvrD/REP helicase (putative): MPRGELQAKGETKRRKGGDGDTKEERLDRPNARLSIIKDKSWNSESMFNSILFSNLSKEQIKIVQVPLNRNLCIIACPGSGKTSTLTARIIRSIIEKKKSVVCITFTNYAANDLKEKITKKINCLIDLYLDTDVRCKLFTDKTFRKKCDTSTKIHSKTKLKVLHTVMFIGTIHSFCRYLLFKYKGAFKILTDFISSNIIKLAFNKFYASFLKGKSSQGMGVNCVGSGKETGDEHKGSFDLMSFFSTLKKSFSERDAREIEDEAEGQGDGDGDYDGEDDDYDDDDGDHFYNYLYHVKHANERKDHFEHADIPSILKKKHVLFLKKKIKLFKYVELYQMKIEMNPVESKFYAEYKRVLQNAKHIYYDFDDLLIETYRLMKEDERIRDRILDEWHYMYCDEFQDINTTQFNILQFFANGSRGRGAAGSGGTRSANRPNGGNHPSGANHPSGAIPPGRAHESDRSLTVIGDDDQSIYSFRGAHINVFDKIIREHNCLLFKLGTNFRSTKEIVRVSCNLILHNASCRIAKELRTNNVQGEKVSFHAFKTNNDQVSFILSQIIFLKKKYSYKFGDFVILSRTNRTLKETLKCMHSVDVRRRAVKFFRELGKAERGAPRCGAGGAAGCAAGCAAGCAAGGGIAGGTTVGTAVGTAGGAAGGAAGGDQHWADVTTDTFKIPIKELNKKKSFFGSKEIVELITVLRFLLNVDDDIILKKAFKIVKNDKAVRGILDKLESSDFGGIAQEGQASSTVKEASSPVKERSQLNGDEVHQLDMFTEGEIKKILDFFFCVNYFLKFASQPNSVYSLVMDLLSKTSFVKRTLKRIRRRRDAEVEGEQGEERKRLDELEQREERKRLDEPEEREERKRLDEPEERKKLDEPQHREEPEQRKKRSFDECTGDSDASHPDLVNELKIKRDLRTHFGLSEEDLAEHEMQNIFVLLEMTMEYKPNQINEKCSDCLISFLNDFKNNIHDRMLVEKVTLTTIHKSKGLEWKVVFIVNAMEGEMPQTAESNRDIIEERKIFYVGITRAKFFLYLLCFLQNSHTAEKNTVSRFVSQMAI, translated from the exons atgccgaGGGGAGAGCTCCAAGCCAAAGGGGAAACGAAGCGCCGCAAGGGAGGTGATGGCGACACGAAGGAAGAGCGGCTAGATCGACCGAACGCGCGCCTGAGCATAATCAAGGACAAGTCATGGAACAGCGAAAGCATGTTTAATAGCATCCTGTTCAGCAACCTATCGAAGGAACAAATCAAAATAGTACAGGTTCCCCTTAACAGGAATTTATGTATCATTGCCTGTCCAGGGTCAGGCAAAACATCCACGCTGACGGCACGCATTATCAGGAGTatcatcgaaaaaaaaaaatctgttgTGTGTATAACCTTCACCAATTATGCAGCCAACGacttgaaggaaaaaataacaaaaaagattAACTGCTTGATAGATCTATATTTAGACACAGATGTGAGGTGCAAACTCTTTACCGACAAAACATTTAGGAAGAAATGCGACACGAGTACCAAGATCCACAGTAAGACTAAGCTCAAAGTGTTGCACACGGTTATGTTTATAGGGACGATCCACTCCTTCTGTAGGTACCTCCTGTTCAAGTACAAAGGagcttttaaaatattaacagATTTTATCAGTTCAAATATCATTAAGCTagcttttaataaattttatgcttcttttttgaagGGTAAATCTAGCCAGGGGATGGGAGTGAATTGTGTCGGGTCAGGCAAAGAGACAGGGGATGAGCACAAGGGGTCTTTCGATTTGATGAGCTTTTTTAGCACTTTGAAGAAAAGCTTCAGTGAGAGGGACGCGCGGGAGATAGAGGACGAGGCGGAGGGGCAGGGCGATGGGGATGGTGATTACGATGGGGAAGACGATGACTATGACGATGACGATGGTGACCACTTTTACAACTACCTCTACCACGTGAAACATGCGAACGAGAGGAAGGACCACTTCGAGCATGCGGACATCCCAAGCATCCTCAAAAAGAAAcacgttttatttttgaagaaaaaaataaaactctTCAAATATGTGGAGCTGTACCAGATGAAGATCGAAATGAACCCCGTGGAGTCAAAGTTCTACGCGGAGTACAAAAGGGTCTTGCAGAATGCAAAACACATTTACTACGACTTCGATGATTTGCTCATCGAGACGTATAGACTGATGAAGGAGGATGAGCGTATCAGGGATAGAATCCTGGACGAGTGGCATTACATGTATTGTGATGAGTTCCAGGATATCAACACGACGCAGTTCAACATTCTGCAGTTTTTTGCCAATGGGAGTCGCGGCAGGGGTGCGGCGGGGAGCGGGGGGACACGCAGCGCAAACcgtccaaatgggggaaaccACCCCAGTGGGGCGAACCACCCAAGTGGGGCCATCCCGCCAGGCAGGGCCCACGAGTCGGACAGGAGCCTCACCGTCATCGGGGACGACGACCAATCCATTTACTCCTTCAGGGGTGCCCACATTAACGTATTCGACAAAATTATACGAGAACACAACTGCCTTCTGTTCAAACTTGGCACCAATTTTAGAAGTACCAAAGAAATCGTCCGAGTTTCTTGCAACCTGATTTTGCACAATGCCAGTTGCAGAATAGCAAAGGAGTTACGCACGAATAACGTGCAGGGAGAGAAGGTAAGCTTCCATGCCTTCAAAACGAACAATGACCAGGTATCCTTTATCTTGagccaaataatttttttaaaaaaaaagtacagctATAAGTTTGGCGATTTTGTTATCCTGTCTAGGACGAACAGGACATTGAAGGAGACTCTCAAGTGCATGCACAGCGTGGATGTCAGGAGGAGGGCGGTGAAGTTCTTTCGCGAGCTGGGCAAGGCGGAGAGGGGTGCGCCTAGATGTGGGGCAGGGGGGGCGGCAGGATGTGCGGCAGGATGTGCGGCAGGATGTGCGGCAGGCGGAGGAATAGCCGGGGGGACAACCGTCGGGACAGCCGTCGGGACAGCCGGCGGGGCAGCCGGCGGGGCAGCCGGGGGGGACCAGCACTGGGCGGACGTAACCACAGACACATTCAAAATACCAATCAAAGAgctgaacaaaaagaagtCCTTCTTCGGGTCGAAAGAAATAGTGGAGTTAATAACTGTCCTAAGGTTCCTCCTCAACGTGGACGATGACATCATATTGAAGAAGGCTTTCAAGATTGTAAAAAACGACAAGGCGGTGCGGGGCATCCTGGACAAGCTGGAAAGCAGCGACTTTGGCGGCATCGCGCAAGAGGGGCAAGCATCCTCAACTGTGAAAGAGGCATCCTCACCTGTGAAAGAG AGGAGCCAATTGAACGGAGACGAGGTCCACCAATTGGATATGTTCACAGAaggggagataaaaaaaattctagacttttttttttgtgtaaattattttttaaaattcgcTTCACAACCCAACTCTGTGTACAGCCTGGTGATGGACCTGCTCAGCAAAACCAGTTTCGTGAAAAGGACTCTCAAAAGGATTAGGCGGAGACGGGACGCCGAGGTGGAAGGGGAGCAGGGGGAGGAGCGGAAGAGGCTGGATGAGCTGGAGCAGCGGGAGGAACGGAAGAGGCTGGATGAGCCGGAGGAGCGGGAGGAACGGAAGAGGCTGGATGAGCCGGAGGAGCGGAAAAAGCTGGATGAGCCGCAGCATCGGGAGGAGCCGGAGCAGCGGAAGAAGCGCTCCTTCGACGAGTGCACGGGTGACAGCGATGCGAGCCACCCCGACCTCGTGAACGAACTCAAAATTAAGCGAGATCTCCGCACGCACTTCGGACTCAGCGAAGAAGACCTCGCGGAACacgaaatgcaaaatatattcgtCCTCTTAGAGATGACAATGGAATACAAGCCAAACCAGATAAATGAGAAATGCTCAGACTGTCTGATTTCCTTCCTGAACGATTTTAAGAATAACATACACGACAGGATGTTAGTGGAGAAGGTGACCCTGACGACAATCCACAAGTCGAAGGGGTTGGAGTGGAAGGTGGTCTTTATTGTCAATGCTATGGAAGGGGAAATGCCTCAGACGGCGGAGAGTAATAGGGACATAATTGAGGAgcggaaaattttttatgtaggcATTACTAGGGCCAAGTTTTTCTTGTACCTGCTCTGCTTCTTGCAGAACAGTCACACGGCGGAGAAGAACACCGTGTCGAGGTTCGTCAGTCAGATGGCCATTTGA